In Gilliamella sp. B3022, the sequence CATTGACTGCTCAAGGAAATGTTGAAATTCCTGCTATCTATGCTGGCGTTGGTGGAGAGAAAAGACAAAAACGTGCAACCGAAATTTTAACTCGTTTAGGATTAGGGGATAAAATTCACAATAAACCGAATCAGTTGTCGGGTGGGCAACAACAACGTGTAAGTATCGGTCGTGCTCTAATTAATGGTGGACAAATCATTTTAGCCGATGAACCAACTGGTGCTCTTGATCGTAAAAGTGGTTTAGAAGTTATGACAATATTGCGCGAACTGCACAGCCAAGGTCATACCGTTATTATTGTCACACATGATGCAAATATTGCCCAAAGCGCACAGCGAATCATTGAAATTAGTGATGGCAATATTATTTCAGATTCAATCAATCCTAATTATCAATCAGAAACTAACGACAATCGCCAAGTTAAACAAATTGAACAAGCTAAAACACAAGATAATTTACTAGCAAAATATTATCGTTTTCGTGATGCCTTTAAAATGGCAATTTTATCAATGTATTCACAGCGATTACGAACCTTTTTAACAATGTTAGGTATTATCATTGGTATTGCATCTGTGGTTTCAATGGTGGCATTAGGACAAGGGACAAAACAAAAAATATTATCAAATATTAATGCTATGGGAACAAGTACATTAGAAATTTATGCTGGTAATGGTTTTGGAGATCGTAATGCAGATAAGATTACAACTTTACGATCATCGGATGCTGATTTTTTAGCTCAACAAAGTTTTGTTCATAGTACTACTCCAAATCTATCAACTAGCGTTTATTTCCGAATTAATAACCTGGCTGTAACCGGAACAGTTAATGGTGTCGGTGAACAATTTTTTGCTGTTCGTGGTTATGATATTACACAAGGCACCTCTTTTGATCAAACCAGCATTGACAATTCGGCACAAGATGCTGTAATCGATGAAAATACCGTTAAGCGATTATTTACAAATGAAGATCCAATTGGCAAAATTTTAATGGTTGGTCAGCTACCAGTTAAAATTATCGGCATTGCTTCAAAGCAGCAACAAGGATTTGGTAGTAATGAAAGTTTAAATGTTTGGTTACCTTATACTACTGTTATCAATCGTATGGTTGGACAAACTTCATTAAAAAGCATTACAGTGCGTATTAATGATAATATTGATTTGTCGATTGCCGAGCAAGCCGTTACTCGAATCATGTTACAACGGCATGGCACAAAAGACTTTTTCATTTTTAATTCAGATAGTATCCGTGAAACAATAAACTCTTCAGCTTGGGTCTTAACATTATTAGTGTCAACCATTGCATTAATTTCACTTATTGTTGGCGGTATTGGAGTAATGAATATCATGCTAGTATCGGTCACTGAAAGAACACGAGAGATCGGCGTTCGTATGGCGGTTGGAGCTCGCTCAAGTGACATTTTGCAACAATTCTTAATTGAAGCAGTATTAGTATGTTTAACTGGCGGAATAATAGGTATT encodes:
- a CDS encoding MacB family efflux pump subunit, whose product is MTNKNTPLIKLENIIREFPAGDSTVQVLKSINLTINAGEMVSIIGASGSGKSTLMNILGCLDKPTSGNYTISGRITSKLTPDELAELRREHFGFIFQRYHLLNALTAQGNVEIPAIYAGVGGEKRQKRATEILTRLGLGDKIHNKPNQLSGGQQQRVSIGRALINGGQIILADEPTGALDRKSGLEVMTILRELHSQGHTVIIVTHDANIAQSAQRIIEISDGNIISDSINPNYQSETNDNRQVKQIEQAKTQDNLLAKYYRFRDAFKMAILSMYSQRLRTFLTMLGIIIGIASVVSMVALGQGTKQKILSNINAMGTSTLEIYAGNGFGDRNADKITTLRSSDADFLAQQSFVHSTTPNLSTSVYFRINNLAVTGTVNGVGEQFFAVRGYDITQGTSFDQTSIDNSAQDAVIDENTVKRLFTNEDPIGKILMVGQLPVKIIGIASKQQQGFGSNESLNVWLPYTTVINRMVGQTSLKSITVRINDNIDLSIAEQAVTRIMLQRHGTKDFFIFNSDSIRETINSSAWVLTLLVSTIALISLIVGGIGVMNIMLVSVTERTREIGVRMAVGARSSDILQQFLIEAVLVCLTGGIIGILLSFVVGFIFNALVTSFAMSFSSIAIVAAFSCSSIIGIIFGYFPAKRAAKLDPIYALERE